A window of Campylobacter pinnipediorum subsp. pinnipediorum contains these coding sequences:
- a CDS encoding ankyrin repeat domain-containing protein, which translates to MKKLLFTMFLIVRVWLFADTTCADLKNNSNSFFKTNPSTFSNFNDSLFECDGSIFNLKDIQNLLKVSKQIRGDNINCVGSNEYFEKLNKFKFTILKASFSPYAYAKTLPNIESADIIREKQRGYFRYWAHQAFYNFYKFKEFWNIFNQAQTPLVKFYEDKGFETMEAAYFATAVLSEFLNYSVGSYINLSDVNIDISKEQKLLSERVDISQIMSILYSKNWEVFELNQILNTALLYNKGTEVLNEIIKRGVNLESGDESAIFFALNNLHNVEFLINNGVDVNHKNSFGKSPIFYAVELKNPSLVKLLIKNGADVNDTYIDQNTKTATLGLGSSLPFYINMCALEHTKRTLFMHASANSNPEILRILVDNGAIINDIDELGFNAMDYAKMTSNVENIEFLKSLGVMSEGY; encoded by the coding sequence TTGAAAAAGTTACTTTTTACTATGTTTTTGATTGTTCGAGTTTGGCTTTTTGCTGATACAACTTGTGCTGATTTAAAAAATAATTCAAACAGTTTTTTTAAAACCAATCCAAGTACTTTTTCAAATTTTAACGATTCTTTATTTGAATGTGATGGTTCAATTTTTAATTTAAAAGATATTCAAAATCTCTTAAAAGTAAGTAAGCAAATAAGAGGCGATAACATTAATTGTGTTGGTTCAAATGAATATTTTGAAAAACTTAATAAATTTAAATTTACTATCCTAAAAGCCTCTTTTTCTCCATATGCTTATGCAAAAACATTGCCAAATATAGAAAGTGCAGATATTATAAGAGAAAAACAAAGGGGTTATTTTAGGTATTGGGCTCATCAAGCATTTTATAATTTTTATAAATTTAAAGAATTTTGGAATATTTTTAATCAAGCTCAAACTCCACTTGTGAAATTTTATGAAGACAAGGGTTTTGAAACAATGGAAGCTGCATATTTTGCAACCGCTGTTTTAAGTGAGTTTTTAAATTATTCTGTTGGCAGTTACATTAATTTATCAGATGTTAATATAGATATTTCAAAAGAACAAAAGCTTTTAAGTGAACGAGTTGATATTTCGCAAATTATGTCTATTTTGTATTCTAAAAATTGGGAGGTTTTTGAACTAAATCAAATTTTAAATACAGCACTTTTATATAATAAAGGGACTGAAGTTTTAAATGAAATCATTAAACGTGGGGTGAATTTAGAATCAGGCGATGAGAGCGCTATATTTTTCGCATTAAATAATTTGCATAATGTTGAGTTTTTAATAAATAATGGTGTAGATGTAAATCATAAAAATTCTTTTGGCAAAAGTCCTATTTTCTATGCGGTTGAACTAAAAAATCCATCTTTGGTAAAATTGCTTATAAAAAATGGTGCAGATGTAAATGATACCTATATAGACCAAAACACCAAAACAGCTACGCTAGGGCTTGGTAGCTCTTTACCGTTTTATATAAATATGTGTGCGTTAGAGCATACAAAAAGAACTCTTTTTATGCACGCTTCAGCAAATTCAAATCCTGAAATATTGCGTATTTTGGTAGATAATGGTGCTATTATAAATGATATAGATGAGCTTGGTTTTAATGCTATGGATTATGCTAAAATGACTTCCAATGTAGAAAATATTGAGTTTTTAAAATCATTAGGTGTTATGTCAGAAGGTTATTGA
- a CDS encoding SDR family NAD(P)-dependent oxidoreductase, which translates to MKNTAFITGATSGFGEAIARRLNKEGYKIIALGRRKERLEKLASELNNVHIVPCDIRDKDSVFDAIKNLPDEFKDIEILVNNAGLALGQEAVIDASIDDFEVMIDTNIKGLIYATKAVLPIMKNRKSGYIFNLGSVAGTWPYAGGNVYGATKSFVKQFSFNLRNDLKGLNIRVTEIAPGLCKTEFSEVRFRGDKAKADAVYENTKFITADDISLIVSNCINMPASVNINTLEVMATTQTWAGFYFERD; encoded by the coding sequence ATGAAAAATACAGCTTTTATTACTGGTGCTACTTCAGGTTTTGGAGAAGCTATAGCTAGAAGATTAAATAAAGAAGGATATAAGATAATAGCGCTTGGAAGACGTAAAGAACGCCTTGAGAAACTTGCAAGTGAACTTAATAATGTTCATATCGTGCCTTGTGATATAAGAGATAAAGACTCTGTTTTTGATGCTATAAAAAATTTACCAGATGAGTTTAAGGATATAGAAATTTTAGTAAATAATGCTGGTTTAGCACTTGGACAAGAGGCTGTAATTGATGCTAGTATCGATGATTTTGAGGTTATGATTGATACAAATATCAAAGGTCTTATCTATGCAACAAAGGCTGTTTTGCCTATAATGAAAAATAGAAAAAGCGGTTATATCTTTAATCTTGGTTCTGTTGCTGGGACTTGGCCTTATGCTGGCGGCAATGTTTATGGTGCTACAAAATCTTTTGTAAAGCAATTTAGTTTTAACCTTAGAAATGATTTAAAAGGTCTTAATATAAGGGTTACTGAGATAGCTCCAGGGTTGTGTAAGACCGAGTTTAGCGAAGTTAGATTTAGAGGAGATAAAGCAAAGGCTGATGCTGTTTATGAAAATACGAAATTTATAACAGCCGATGATATATCGCTGATAGTTTCAAATTGTATCAATATGCCAGCAAGTGTCAATATAAACACTTTGGAGGTTATGGCTACAACTCAGACTTGGGCTGGATTTTATTTTGAGAGAGATTGA
- a CDS encoding Na+/H+ antiporter NhaC family protein: MRFKFLLPLLAFSVFAFADPDKNAEIFGIWTLLPPLIAIVLAFITKDVILSLFIGVFSGTFLINIINENIFLALIKGFSDIVARIVASMADSWNAGIMLQVLCIGGVVALVTKMGGTKALALWLSKKAKTGISAQISTWFMGILIFFDDYANALIVGPIMRPITDKFKVSREKLAFIIDATAAPIAGIAIISTWVGLEISLIKDGYNLIGVKEINSYGVFIETIPYRFYNIFMLFFIICTAFMAREYGPMLTAERRARNGEIHYGKININDVEDKTLEAKDGIKLQSSNAIVPIMVLIIGAFVSFYFSGLGALEGEVLKSAQENPFSFNTFRETFGAADASVALFQSALFASIVAIFMGVWRKIFGIKEAIETWVKGWKTMIITIVILLLAWSLSSTIKELGTSKYLVELLSDTTPKFILPTAIFILGSFISFSTGTSYGTMGILMPLAIPLANAVGISSGLEGQELYSYTIISISAVLTGAIFGDHCSPISDTTILSSMGAGCSHIDHVSTQIVYAVSVGIIAIVIGYIPVALGISVWVSLVLGLIATWSLVRFVGKKVEL, encoded by the coding sequence ATGAGATTTAAGTTTTTGTTGCCTTTGCTGGCTTTTTCTGTTTTTGCATTCGCGGACCCAGATAAAAATGCAGAAATTTTTGGTATTTGGACACTTTTGCCACCTTTAATAGCTATAGTTTTAGCTTTTATAACAAAAGATGTTATTTTGTCACTTTTTATAGGTGTATTTAGTGGAACATTTCTTATAAACATAATAAATGAAAATATTTTTCTTGCATTAATAAAGGGCTTTTCCGATATTGTAGCTCGTATAGTTGCTTCTATGGCCGATAGCTGGAATGCTGGTATAATGCTACAAGTTTTGTGTATAGGTGGAGTTGTTGCGCTTGTTACAAAAATGGGTGGAACAAAGGCTCTTGCGCTTTGGCTTAGCAAAAAGGCAAAAACAGGAATTTCTGCTCAAATCTCAACTTGGTTTATGGGAATTTTAATATTTTTTGATGATTATGCAAATGCCTTGATAGTTGGCCCTATTATGAGACCTATAACTGATAAATTTAAAGTTAGTAGAGAAAAATTAGCTTTTATTATAGATGCAACTGCTGCACCGATAGCCGGTATAGCCATTATATCAACTTGGGTTGGGCTTGAAATTTCTTTGATTAAAGATGGTTATAATCTTATAGGCGTAAAAGAGATTAATTCTTATGGCGTTTTTATAGAAACCATACCTTATAGATTTTACAATATCTTTATGTTGTTTTTTATAATTTGTACAGCTTTTATGGCTAGAGAGTATGGCCCTATGCTTACAGCTGAACGCCGTGCGAGAAATGGCGAAATACATTACGGCAAAATAAATATAAATGATGTTGAAGATAAAACGCTAGAAGCAAAAGATGGAATTAAACTTCAAAGCTCAAATGCTATCGTGCCTATAATGGTTCTTATTATTGGTGCTTTTGTGAGTTTTTATTTTAGTGGTCTTGGTGCTTTGGAGGGCGAAGTTTTAAAATCAGCACAAGAAAATCCTTTTTCTTTTAATACTTTTAGAGAGACATTTGGCGCAGCAGATGCTTCTGTGGCACTTTTTCAATCAGCTTTGTTTGCAAGTATAGTTGCTATTTTTATGGGTGTTTGGCGTAAAATTTTTGGCATTAAAGAGGCTATTGAGACATGGGTTAAGGGCTGGAAAACTATGATTATAACGATAGTTATTTTGCTTTTAGCTTGGAGCTTAAGCTCAACTATAAAAGAGCTTGGCACTTCTAAATATTTGGTTGAATTGTTAAGTGATACAACACCTAAGTTTATACTTCCAACAGCTATTTTTATACTCGGTTCTTTTATATCTTTTTCAACAGGCACAAGTTATGGAACAATGGGCATTTTGATGCCTCTTGCGATACCTTTGGCAAATGCTGTTGGTATCTCTTCTGGGCTTGAAGGGCAAGAGCTTTATTCTTATACAATAATAAGCATATCTGCTGTTTTGACCGGGGCTATCTTTGGTGATCATTGCTCTCCTATATCAGATACTACTATTTTGTCATCAATGGGTGCTGGTTGTTCTCACATAGATCATGTTTCTACTCAAATTGTTTATGCTGTAAGTGTCGGAATTATTGCAATTGTTATTGGTTATATACCGGTTGCTTTGGGTATTAGTGTATGGGTTTCTTTAGTGCTTGGTTTGATTGCGACTTGGTCTCTGGTTAGATTCGTTGGAAAAAAGGTGGAATTATAG
- the trmA gene encoding tRNA (uridine(54)-C5)-methyltransferase TrmA, which yields MDCKYLKECGSCSLFIPYSEQIEFKKELIGSKFNQFFDGVFEFFGSNDKHYRIRSEFGIWHSQDDINYTMNSTNKSKIFIDECPKVSKPIFDIMPKLLNILRNNTHLKERLFGVEFLDVNSKLLLTLLYHKKLDDDFKNVIDDLQKSLDVFVIARSKGKKISNQDISLVEKLIINNKEYKFTFSENAFVQPNKQVNQKMIQWALSCVDNADDLLELYCGHGNFTIPISFAFNKVLATEINKSSITNAIKNCELNGANNIKFVRLSADELMQAFAKEREFFRLKDVDLFDYNFTHIFVDPPRAGLEMSVINFIKNYENIIYVSCNPDTLFLNLQELCKTHTVERFAIFDQFANTHHIECGVLLKERKNV from the coding sequence TTGGATTGTAAGTATTTAAAAGAGTGTGGAAGTTGTAGCCTTTTTATACCATATAGTGAGCAAATAGAGTTTAAAAAAGAGCTAATAGGCTCAAAATTTAATCAGTTTTTTGATGGTGTTTTTGAGTTTTTTGGTTCTAATGATAAACATTATAGAATCAGGTCAGAGTTTGGTATATGGCATAGTCAAGATGATATAAATTACACTATGAACTCTACCAATAAATCTAAAATTTTTATAGATGAATGTCCAAAGGTAAGCAAGCCTATTTTTGATATTATGCCAAAACTACTTAATATTTTAAGAAACAATACTCATTTAAAAGAGCGACTTTTTGGAGTTGAGTTTTTAGATGTAAATTCTAAGTTGCTTTTAACACTTCTATACCATAAAAAGCTAGATGATGATTTTAAAAATGTTATTGATGATTTGCAAAAAAGCCTTGATGTGTTTGTGATAGCTCGTTCAAAAGGCAAAAAGATATCAAACCAAGATATTAGTTTGGTAGAAAAACTTATTATAAATAATAAAGAGTATAAATTTACTTTTAGTGAAAATGCATTTGTTCAACCAAACAAACAAGTTAATCAAAAGATGATACAATGGGCTTTGTCTTGTGTTGACAATGCCGATGATTTGCTTGAGCTTTATTGCGGTCATGGTAATTTTACGATACCTATAAGCTTTGCTTTTAATAAGGTATTAGCAACTGAGATAAATAAAAGTTCTATTACAAATGCTATTAAAAATTGCGAATTAAATGGTGCGAATAATATAAAATTTGTAAGGCTAAGTGCTGATGAGTTAATGCAAGCTTTTGCAAAAGAGCGGGAGTTTTTTAGACTAAAAGATGTTGATTTGTTTGATTATAATTTTACACATATTTTTGTTGACCCGCCCCGTGCAGGACTTGAAATGAGTGTTATAAATTTTATAAAAAATTATGAAAATATAATATATGTATCCTGTAATCCAGATACATTGTTTTTGAATTTGCAAGAATTATGTAAAACACATACAGTTGAGAGATTTGCGATTTTTGACCAGTTTGCAAATACTCATCATATTGAATGTGGTGTTTTATTGAAGGAGAGAAAAAATGTTTGA
- a CDS encoding CoA-binding protein — MFEFINEAKNIAIVGLSPDENKDSNMVASYLQKQGFKIYPIYPKMDEILGEKVYRSLNKIQDNIDIVVMFRKAEFAETLVDEVIQKGAKTLWLQLDIINDKAKEKALQNNINFVQNRCIKIEHMRLKDGFAE; from the coding sequence ATGTTTGAGTTTATAAACGAAGCTAAAAACATAGCCATAGTTGGACTTAGTCCAGATGAAAATAAAGATAGTAATATGGTAGCTAGTTATCTTCAAAAACAAGGCTTTAAAATTTATCCTATTTACCCTAAAATGGATGAAATTTTAGGCGAAAAAGTTTATAGAAGTTTGAATAAAATACAAGATAATATAGATATAGTTGTTATGTTTAGAAAGGCTGAATTCGCTGAGACTTTGGTTGATGAGGTGATACAAAAAGGAGCGAAAACACTTTGGCTTCAACTTGATATCATAAACGATAAGGCAAAAGAAAAGGCACTCCAAAATAATATAAATTTTGTTCAAAATAGATGTATAAAAATAGAACATATGAGGCTTAAAGATGGTTTTGCTGAATAA
- the ilvA gene encoding threonine ammonia-lyase: protein MVLLNKIIQAKRMIAGFVDKTPFAYSPKLSALCDATIFLKEENLQRTGAYKIRGAYNKISNLSEEERKRGVVAASAGNHAQGVAISAREFNAKAVIIMPESTPLLKIAGTKSLGAEVILSGNNFDEAYEFATKYAKKHHMSFIHPFNDEYVMAGQGTIGLEMLDEIADLDMVVIPVGGGGLASGISSCVKQVNPDIKVICVGAKGAPAMHDSYKAKKVINSKSVRTIADGIAVRDASEKTLPNLIECVDEFVQVDDEEIATAILFLLETQKIVVEGAGASGVAALIHGKIKHKKGTKIGVVLSGGNIDVQMLSIIIEKGLIKSARKMIIQVTLIDKPGSLLSLTDTLKEANANIVKIDYDRFSTELEYGDASIIITLETKGKDHQEVVASKLSENGFEFKQIF from the coding sequence ATGGTTTTGCTGAATAAAATAATACAAGCAAAAAGAATGATAGCTGGGTTTGTAGATAAAACCCCATTTGCATATTCGCCAAAATTAAGTGCACTTTGTGATGCGACTATCTTTTTAAAAGAGGAAAATTTACAAAGAACAGGTGCTTACAAGATAAGAGGTGCTTACAATAAAATATCAAATTTAAGCGAAGAAGAGAGAAAAAGAGGTGTTGTTGCAGCAAGTGCCGGAAATCATGCTCAAGGTGTCGCTATAAGCGCTAGAGAATTTAATGCAAAAGCTGTAATAATAATGCCAGAATCTACACCTTTATTAAAGATAGCAGGAACAAAAAGTCTTGGAGCAGAAGTTATTTTAAGTGGCAATAACTTTGATGAGGCATATGAGTTTGCTACAAAATACGCAAAAAAGCATCATATGAGCTTTATTCATCCTTTTAATGATGAGTATGTTATGGCTGGACAAGGCACCATAGGTCTTGAAATGCTTGATGAAATTGCTGATTTAGATATGGTTGTTATACCAGTTGGCGGCGGTGGACTTGCTAGTGGGATTTCTAGTTGTGTCAAGCAGGTAAATCCAGATATAAAAGTTATTTGTGTTGGTGCAAAAGGTGCCCCGGCTATGCACGATAGCTATAAAGCAAAAAAAGTTATAAACTCAAAATCTGTTAGAACTATAGCCGATGGTATAGCTGTAAGAGATGCTAGTGAGAAGACATTACCAAATTTAATAGAGTGTGTGGATGAGTTTGTTCAGGTTGATGATGAGGAGATAGCTACAGCTATACTTTTCTTACTTGAAACTCAAAAGATAGTAGTTGAGGGTGCTGGTGCTTCCGGTGTTGCAGCATTAATACACGGAAAGATAAAGCATAAAAAAGGCACTAAAATAGGTGTTGTTTTAAGTGGCGGAAATATAGATGTTCAAATGCTTTCTATTATCATAGAAAAAGGTCTTATAAAATCAGCAAGAAAAATGATAATACAAGTAACATTGATAGATAAGCCGGGTTCTTTGCTTAGTCTTACTGATACGCTCAAGGAGGCTAATGCAAATATAGTAAAAATAGACTATGATAGATTTTCTACCGAGCTTGAGTATGGTGATGCTAGTATCATTATCACGCTTGAAACAAAGGGTAAAGACCATCAAGAAGTAGTTGCTAGCAAATTAAGTGAAAACGGATTTGAGTTTAAACAAATTTTCTAG
- a CDS encoding DUF4230 domain-containing protein has protein sequence MSDIFGFVLIILLLVCVFIIYKTNSKLQKAKNNESKVESVLKIEQLKSIGELSVFQVYSKEIVTKTDHAFGNFGKEYLRWLVSEKKLSMIFEFEINFVYDLTSEKMQIQEIANSKFHITMPPCKYKFSIADMKFYDEKNGKFIPFLLPDSLNGFFGSSFREDDKNKLIGEAKLEVEKMSLRLIKQLESKIHKSAKDTLEAIAKSFGAISVTFDFNDTESFADTNLDLKNIA, from the coding sequence ATGAGTGATATATTTGGTTTTGTGCTTATTATCTTGCTTTTGGTTTGCGTTTTTATTATTTATAAAACAAACTCAAAGCTTCAAAAAGCAAAAAATAACGAAAGCAAGGTGGAGTCCGTATTAAAAATTGAACAACTAAAAAGTATAGGCGAGCTCTCTGTATTTCAAGTTTATAGCAAAGAGATAGTAACGAAAACCGATCACGCTTTTGGTAATTTTGGTAAAGAGTATCTTAGGTGGTTGGTTAGCGAAAAAAAGCTTTCTATGATATTTGAGTTTGAGATAAATTTTGTATATGATTTAACAAGTGAAAAAATGCAAATTCAAGAGATAGCAAATTCTAAATTTCATATAACAATGCCGCCTTGTAAATATAAATTTTCTATAGCTGATATGAAATTTTATGATGAAAAAAATGGTAAATTTATACCGTTTTTGCTTCCTGATTCTTTAAATGGCTTTTTTGGTAGTAGCTTTAGAGAGGATGATAAAAACAAGCTTATAGGTGAAGCAAAGTTAGAAGTTGAAAAGATGAGCTTAAGGCTTATAAAACAGCTAGAAAGCAAGATACACAAATCCGCAAAAGATACATTAGAAGCCATTGCAAAAAGCTTTGGCGCGATAAGTGTTACGTTTGATTTTAATGACACTGAGAGTTTTGCCGATACAAATTTAGATTTAAAAAATATAGCGTAA
- a CDS encoding iron-sulfur cluster assembly scaffold protein — translation MAKDNLISGSIWDEYSQNVQDRMNNPKFMGEITEEEAKKANGKLIVADFGAESCGDAVRLYWLVDEKTDKILDAKFKSFGCGTAIASSDTMAELCIGKTVDEAVKITNLDVEKAMRDNPDTPAVPPQKMHCSVMAYDVIKAAAASYKGVDPDHFEDEIMVCECARVSLGTIKEVIRLNDLKTVEDITKYTKAGAFCKSCVKPGGHENREYYLVDILRDTRAEMEQEKLKKQADAKSFGDDLAFEELSLVGQLKAVESVIDEQIRPMLMMDGGNLEILDIKKDDQSNIDIYIRYLGACSSCSSGSSGTLYAIENVLQENLSPKIRVMPI, via the coding sequence ATGGCAAAAGACAATTTAATAAGCGGCTCAATCTGGGATGAGTATTCACAAAACGTTCAAGATAGAATGAATAACCCAAAATTTATGGGAGAGATAACAGAAGAAGAGGCAAAAAAAGCAAATGGGAAGCTTATAGTTGCTGATTTTGGAGCTGAGAGCTGTGGTGACGCTGTTAGACTTTATTGGCTTGTAGATGAAAAAACAGATAAAATTTTAGATGCAAAGTTTAAAAGCTTTGGCTGTGGAACCGCAATAGCTAGTTCTGACACAATGGCTGAGCTTTGTATAGGAAAAACGGTAGATGAAGCTGTAAAAATAACAAACTTAGATGTAGAAAAAGCAATGAGAGACAACCCTGATACTCCAGCTGTTCCACCACAAAAAATGCACTGTTCTGTTATGGCATATGATGTTATAAAGGCTGCTGCTGCTAGCTACAAAGGTGTAGACCCAGATCACTTTGAAGATGAAATAATGGTATGTGAATGTGCTCGTGTTAGTCTTGGGACAATAAAAGAAGTAATAAGACTAAATGATCTTAAAACAGTTGAAGACATAACCAAATATACAAAAGCTGGTGCATTTTGCAAATCTTGTGTAAAACCTGGTGGACACGAAAATAGAGAATATTATCTAGTAGATATATTAAGAGATACAAGGGCTGAAATGGAGCAAGAAAAACTCAAAAAACAAGCTGATGCAAAATCTTTTGGTGATGATTTAGCTTTTGAAGAGTTAAGTTTAGTAGGACAATTAAAAGCTGTTGAGTCTGTTATAGATGAGCAAATAAGACCTATGCTTATGATGGATGGTGGAAACTTAGAAATTTTAGATATCAAAAAAGATGACCAAAGCAATATAGACATATACATAAGATATCTTGGCGCTTGTTCTAGTTGCTCAAGCGGCAGTAGCGGCACACTTTATGCTATAGAAAATGTTTTACAAGAAAATCTTAGCCCAAAAATAAGAGTAATGCCTATATAA
- a CDS encoding NifS family cysteine desulfurase: MRVYLDNNATTMVDPEVFEDMKPFFSEIYGNPNSLHQFGSDTHPALRKALDQLYKGINAKDSDDIIVTSCATESNNWVVKGIYFDKIATGEKKRVITTAVEHPAVSATCAFLKDFGVEITILDANSEGIVTPEQLKEAMSDDVALVSIMYANNETGMIFPIKELAKIAHEGDALFHTDAVQAMGKIPVDVQDLDVDFLSFSAHKFHGPKGVGALYIKDSQKLSSLLHGGEHMGGRRSGTLDVAGIVGMAKALETANKFIDFENSHVRRLRDKLEDALLQIPDINVIGDRNKRVPNTILASIKGIEGEAMLWDLNKAGIAASTGSACASETLESNPILEAIGADKELAHTALRLSLSRFNTEEEIDYTIDVINKAVKRLRAISSTFAYAPEGHKSGL; the protein is encoded by the coding sequence TTGAGAGTATATTTAGATAACAATGCAACAACAATGGTTGATCCTGAAGTATTTGAAGACATGAAACCATTTTTTTCTGAAATTTATGGTAACCCTAATTCGCTTCATCAATTTGGCTCAGATACACATCCGGCTTTAAGAAAAGCACTTGATCAACTATATAAAGGTATAAATGCAAAAGATAGCGACGATATCATCGTAACATCTTGTGCTACAGAGAGCAATAACTGGGTAGTAAAAGGTATATATTTTGACAAAATCGCGACAGGGGAGAAAAAAAGAGTTATAACAACAGCTGTTGAACATCCTGCCGTAAGCGCTACTTGTGCATTCTTAAAAGATTTTGGAGTAGAGATAACTATCCTTGATGCAAATAGCGAAGGCATAGTAACACCCGAACAGCTAAAAGAAGCTATGAGTGATGATGTAGCTTTAGTTTCTATAATGTATGCAAATAACGAAACAGGAATGATATTTCCTATAAAAGAGTTAGCAAAAATAGCTCATGAAGGTGATGCTCTTTTTCATACAGATGCGGTTCAAGCAATGGGTAAAATACCTGTAGATGTTCAAGATTTAGATGTTGATTTTTTAAGTTTTTCAGCTCATAAATTTCACGGACCAAAAGGTGTGGGCGCTCTTTACATAAAAGATAGTCAAAAGCTTTCCAGCTTACTTCACGGCGGAGAACATATGGGCGGAAGAAGAAGCGGAACTTTAGATGTAGCTGGGATAGTTGGAATGGCAAAAGCACTTGAAACAGCAAATAAATTTATAGATTTTGAAAACTCTCACGTAAGAAGATTAAGAGATAAGCTAGAAGATGCACTACTTCAAATTCCAGACATAAATGTAATTGGCGATAGAAATAAAAGAGTTCCTAATACCATACTAGCATCTATCAAAGGCATAGAAGGAGAGGCTATGTTATGGGATTTAAATAAAGCTGGAATAGCTGCTTCAACAGGTTCAGCTTGTGCTAGCGAAACATTAGAAAGCAACCCTATATTAGAAGCTATAGGTGCAGATAAAGAATTAGCACACACTGCATTAAGATTATCTCTTTCTAGATTTAACACAGAAGAAGAGATAGACTATACAATAGATGTAATAAATAAAGCAGTAAAAAGACTAAGAGCTATATCAAGCACATTTGCATATGCTCCAGAAGGTCATAAAAGCGGACTATAA
- a CDS encoding CZB domain-containing protein, translating into MADTIENDSIKITNNIFISLAKLDHVSFKQNGYRKIFIGEKEEMVDHLNCRLGKWYEGRGKEVFGSTIAYSKLLNPHEAVHKSINEAINSLEDMRVVKEKFEIAEKLSQELFALLDSMLLEKYKC; encoded by the coding sequence ATGGCAGACACTATAGAAAATGATTCTATAAAAATAACTAATAATATTTTTATAAGTCTTGCAAAATTAGACCATGTTTCATTTAAACAAAATGGATATAGAAAAATATTCATTGGTGAAAAAGAAGAAATGGTTGATCATTTAAATTGTAGGCTTGGTAAGTGGTATGAAGGCAGAGGGAAAGAAGTTTTTGGATCAACTATAGCTTATTCAAAATTATTAAATCCACACGAGGCAGTTCATAAAAGTATAAATGAAGCGATAAATAGCCTAGAAGACATGAGAGTAGTAAAAGAAAAATTTGAAATAGCTGAAAAATTATCACAAGAGTTATTTGCTTTATTAGATAGTATGCTTTTAGAAAAATATAAGTGTTAA
- a CDS encoding menaquinone biosynthesis family protein — translation MQNFKQIDVAHSPDADDIFMYMAIKFGWVSAKNLRFSNIALDIQTLNDEALKGTYTATAISFALYPLIKDDYSLLRTAVSFGNGYGPKLVKKKDTRLKRNFKVALSGQHTTNALLFKIAYPDARIVYKNFLDIEKAVVDGEVDAGVLIHESILEFSEELCVEREIWDIWCELAGEIPLPLGGMAIRRSLPLTDAIMTEEVLTKAVKIATSHKPFLSHMLMERDLIRVDKEKLKTYLNMYANDDSISMNDIALNSLDKLFEIGYKSGVYPELIKAADYLIPKEYNDLRFS, via the coding sequence TTGCAAAATTTCAAACAAATAGATGTAGCTCATTCGCCTGATGCAGATGATATATTTATGTATATGGCTATCAAATTCGGATGGGTTAGTGCAAAAAATCTCCGTTTTTCAAATATAGCTCTCGATATACAAACACTAAATGACGAGGCATTAAAAGGCACTTATACAGCAACAGCAATAAGCTTTGCCTTATATCCCCTTATAAAAGATGACTATTCTCTTTTAAGAACTGCTGTTAGTTTTGGTAATGGTTATGGTCCAAAACTAGTAAAGAAAAAAGATACAAGACTAAAAAGAAATTTCAAAGTTGCACTTTCTGGACAGCATACAACAAATGCACTTTTGTTTAAGATAGCATATCCTGATGCAAGGATAGTTTATAAGAATTTCTTAGACATAGAAAAAGCAGTTGTTGATGGCGAGGTTGATGCTGGGGTTTTGATCCACGAAAGTATTTTGGAGTTTAGCGAAGAGCTTTGTGTGGAAAGAGAGATATGGGATATATGGTGCGAACTTGCTGGAGAGATTCCACTCCCACTTGGCGGCATGGCTATTAGAAGAAGTTTACCTTTAACAGATGCTATTATGACAGAGGAAGTTTTAACAAAAGCTGTAAAAATAGCAACATCACATAAGCCATTTTTATCGCATATGCTTATGGAGAGAGACCTAATAAGAGTTGATAAAGAAAAATTAAAAACATATCTAAATATGTATGCAAATGATGATTCTATAAGTATGAACGATATTGCTCTTAACTCTTTAGATAAACTATTTGAGATAGGTTATAAGAGTGGAGTTTATCCTGAGCTTATAAAAGCGGCTGATTATCTTATACCAAAAGAGTATAATGATTTAAGGTTTTCTTGA